In Solobacterium moorei, a single genomic region encodes these proteins:
- a CDS encoding carbohydrate ABC transporter permease, with the protein MENKKIQDKVTVLKAITSGDLQTKLSIPFMGLGVFLKGQKIKGCLIFLLEVAFFLYMATSGIHALSLLPSLGDEAQGKVWNEAKQIFEYTAGDNSQLILLFGVVALFVIAGFILLWVLQIKHAYKLQLKKANNEHINSFKEDLKSLLDGNLHITLMSLPCVGILVFNIVPLVYMISMAFTSYSKEDEHLQLFDWNGLTQFKRVLNFSGNMGRQFWHVLAWTVVWALVATFLNYITGMILAMIINRKETKAKGFWRFCFVLSIAVPQFISLMIMNIMLQPSGAINVLLQNNGLISAPLPFLTDAMWARITIIIINLWIGIPYTMLQVTGILQNIPGELYEAARMDGAGPVKIFFKITLPYMLFVTTPYLITSFVGNINNFNVIYLLSGGGPTYVGDTAGQTDLLVTWLYKLTIDQQYYNLGAVIGILTFIILTTVTLITYRRSKSYQNEEAFM; encoded by the coding sequence GTTAAAAGCGATAACATCCGGTGATTTACAAACGAAGCTATCCATCCCATTTATGGGACTTGGTGTATTTTTGAAAGGGCAGAAAATCAAAGGTTGCCTCATATTCCTTCTGGAAGTAGCGTTCTTCTTATACATGGCTACTTCTGGTATCCATGCTTTATCATTGCTACCGTCACTGGGTGATGAAGCACAAGGCAAAGTGTGGAATGAAGCAAAACAAATCTTTGAATATACTGCCGGAGATAACTCACAGCTTATCCTCTTATTTGGTGTTGTTGCATTATTTGTCATCGCAGGTTTTATCCTCTTATGGGTATTACAGATCAAACATGCATACAAACTACAATTAAAGAAAGCAAACAATGAACACATTAATTCCTTCAAGGAAGATTTGAAGTCTCTATTAGATGGAAACTTACATATCACATTGATGTCATTACCTTGTGTAGGTATCTTAGTATTTAACATCGTGCCACTGGTTTACATGATCAGTATGGCATTTACATCCTATTCCAAAGAAGATGAACACTTACAGTTGTTTGATTGGAATGGCTTAACACAGTTTAAGCGTGTATTAAACTTCAGCGGTAACATGGGTAGACAGTTCTGGCATGTACTTGCTTGGACAGTTGTATGGGCTCTTGTTGCAACATTCTTAAACTACATTACAGGTATGATCCTTGCAATGATTATCAATCGTAAGGAAACAAAGGCAAAGGGATTCTGGCGTTTCTGCTTTGTATTATCCATTGCTGTACCACAGTTTATTTCCTTGATGATTATGAATATCATGTTACAACCATCAGGTGCAATCAACGTGTTATTACAGAACAATGGATTAATCAGTGCGCCACTACCATTCTTAACAGATGCGATGTGGGCTAGAATCACAATTATCATAATCAACTTATGGATTGGTATTCCATATACAATGCTACAGGTAACAGGTATCCTACAGAACATTCCAGGCGAGCTCTATGAAGCAGCTCGTATGGATGGTGCAGGGCCAGTGAAGATCTTCTTCAAGATTACACTTCCGTACATGTTATTTGTTACAACACCATACTTGATTACATCATTTGTTGGCAATATCAATAACTTTAACGTTATCTATCTCTTATCAGGTGGTGGACCAACATACGTTGGAGATACTGCAGGTCAGACAGACTTGCTCGTAACATGGTTGTACAAGTTAACAATCGATCAACAGTACTACAACTTGGGTGCAGTTATCGGTATCTTGACATTCATCATCTTAACAACAGTTACATTGATCACATATCGTAGATCGAAGTCTTATCAGAATGAGGAGGCGTTCATGTAA
- a CDS encoding sugar ABC transporter permease produces MSTNTVKRNKKSVSSRVGNFFVHVFLAMLAAVWVLPIFWIILTSFRAEQGSYVSTFFPKGYTLANYIKLFTDRNVLNFPRMFGNTLIIAVFTCIISTFFVLSVSYSLSRMRFKLRKPYMNLAMILGLFPGFMAMIAEYYILKALGLTEGSAVRLALIIVYSAGTGLGFQIAKGYFDTIPRSVDEAAIMDGATQWQVFTRITMPLSKPIIIYTVMTSFIAPWVDFIFAKVIVRANSDQFTVAIGLWNMLQKEYINQWYTSFAAGAVIISLPIAILFVYMQKFYVEGMSGAVKG; encoded by the coding sequence ATGAGTACGAATACAGTAAAACGTAATAAAAAGAGCGTATCCAGCCGTGTTGGTAACTTCTTCGTTCATGTATTCCTAGCGATGTTAGCGGCGGTATGGGTATTACCAATTTTCTGGATCATCCTAACCAGCTTTAGAGCTGAACAGGGATCTTATGTAAGTACATTCTTCCCTAAGGGATATACACTTGCAAACTACATTAAGTTATTTACGGATCGTAATGTTTTGAACTTCCCACGTATGTTTGGAAATACACTGATCATTGCGGTATTCACATGTATTATTTCTACATTCTTCGTATTATCTGTTTCTTATAGCTTATCTCGTATGCGTTTCAAGCTACGTAAGCCATATATGAACTTAGCAATGATTCTTGGCTTATTCCCGGGATTCATGGCTATGATTGCTGAATACTATATCTTAAAGGCACTTGGTTTAACAGAAGGCTCTGCAGTACGTCTAGCATTAATTATTGTTTATTCTGCTGGTACTGGTTTAGGCTTCCAAATTGCTAAGGGTTACTTTGATACAATTCCGCGTTCTGTCGATGAAGCGGCGATTATGGATGGTGCTACACAGTGGCAAGTATTCACAAGAATTACAATGCCATTATCCAAGCCAATCATTATCTATACAGTAATGACTTCGTTCATCGCTCCATGGGTAGACTTTATCTTTGCGAAAGTTATTGTTCGTGCTAACTCAGATCAATTTACAGTTGCAATTGGTCTATGGAATATGTTGCAGAAGGAATATATTAACCAATGGTACACAAGCTTCGCAGCTGGTGCGGTTATCATCTCTCTTCCAATCGCAATCTTATTCGTATACATGCAGAAATTCTATGTTGAAGGAATGTCTGGCGCTGTTAAAGGATAA
- a CDS encoding HAD family hydrolase, whose amino-acid sequence MKTYIFDLYGTLIDVHTELHNHKIWKALSDMYACYGAIYTPEQFKQAYLKFNEEEWKRVETLHPDTYIDIQFKNVFKRLYDEAPLHTEVLSIQDKETWLLFIETEFRRLTRIRCKPYPNTIKTLQALKKQGHQIILLSNAQRSFALAEMGICGLLPYFDHMYISADYGIRKPEKAFMQKVLDDHHLNVRDCLMIGNEVGSDMQVAAACGVSGILLNTAHRKEKEIQKELETLQQEYPDFQYRIVTSGDILEILGE is encoded by the coding sequence ATGAAAACATATATCTTTGACTTGTATGGAACCCTTATTGATGTTCATACAGAATTACATAATCATAAGATATGGAAAGCACTATCAGACATGTATGCATGTTATGGAGCTATCTATACACCAGAACAGTTTAAACAAGCGTACTTAAAATTTAATGAAGAAGAGTGGAAACGTGTAGAAACACTACATCCTGATACATATATTGATATTCAATTCAAAAATGTATTCAAACGTCTATATGATGAAGCACCACTGCATACAGAAGTATTATCAATCCAAGACAAAGAAACGTGGTTACTCTTTATTGAAACAGAGTTTAGACGTTTGACAAGAATACGTTGTAAACCATATCCCAATACTATCAAGACACTACAAGCATTAAAGAAACAAGGTCATCAAATTATTTTGCTATCCAATGCACAGCGTTCCTTTGCCTTAGCAGAGATGGGTATCTGTGGCTTGCTTCCGTACTTTGATCATATGTATATCTCTGCTGACTACGGTATTCGTAAGCCAGAGAAAGCATTTATGCAAAAAGTATTGGATGACCATCACCTGAATGTTCGTGATTGCCTCATGATTGGTAATGAAGTAGGTAGTGATATGCAGGTTGCAGCAGCTTGTGGTGTATCTGGTATATTATTAAACACAGCACATCGCAAAGAAAAAGAAATTCAAAAAGAATTAGAAACATTACAACAAGAATATCCAGACTTCCAGTACCGAATCGTTACTTCAGGGGATATTTTAGAAATTTTAGGAGAATAA
- a CDS encoding alpha-amylase family glycosyl hydrolase yields the protein MPTWLKDAVFYEIYPQSFYDTNGDGIGDLEGIIQKLDYIKELGCNALWINPMYDSPFMDAGYDVRDYKKVAARYGTNEDAYRLFDEAHKRGIKVLLDLVPGHTSDEHAWFKASKEPEENEYSSRYVWTNGAFVGVKDHPYMAGMSDRNGAYMLNFFASQPALNYGWLERTESWMSAVDSPEAIATKEAMKDIMRFWLDHGADGFRVDMADSLVKNDDDKKSATAKIWRDVRNMLDQEYPEAALVSEWSNPEQAINGGSFHMDFYLDHWHNGYNTLLRDYETDGEDNSFFLKSGKGDICRFLNDYMPKYKATKKNGYISMFTCNHDTPRPTNTLTPEELKIAYAFILTMPGVPFIYYGDEIGMRYMKDIRSKEGGFHRTGSRTPMQWDNSANKGFSTAEAQKLYLAVDSSEDAPNVADQTNDENSLYSTTKSLVALRHMHADLQADADFNVIYAEQEKMPFVYKRGKLILAINPSGLEETISLDEFQGYQPIYTIGKVSLEDINLTIGSSAFAVFQIK from the coding sequence ATGCCAACATGGTTAAAAGATGCAGTATTTTATGAGATCTATCCACAGTCATTCTATGATACGAATGGCGATGGTATCGGTGATTTAGAAGGTATTATCCAGAAGTTAGATTACATCAAGGAGCTTGGTTGTAATGCGTTATGGATTAATCCGATGTATGACTCTCCATTTATGGATGCGGGCTATGACGTTAGGGATTACAAGAAGGTCGCAGCTCGTTATGGCACAAATGAAGACGCGTATCGTTTATTTGATGAAGCACATAAGCGTGGCATCAAAGTATTACTAGATTTAGTACCTGGTCATACGTCTGATGAACATGCTTGGTTTAAAGCAAGTAAAGAACCTGAGGAAAACGAATACTCCAGTCGTTATGTATGGACAAATGGTGCCTTTGTAGGTGTAAAAGACCACCCATATATGGCAGGTATGTCTGATCGTAATGGGGCATATATGTTAAACTTCTTTGCGTCTCAACCAGCACTCAACTATGGCTGGTTAGAGCGTACAGAGAGCTGGATGTCTGCGGTGGATAGTCCAGAAGCTATCGCCACCAAAGAAGCAATGAAAGATATTATGCGCTTCTGGTTAGATCATGGTGCAGATGGTTTCCGTGTAGATATGGCAGATTCACTTGTAAAAAATGACGATGATAAGAAATCGGCAACTGCGAAAATTTGGCGAGATGTTCGTAATATGCTAGACCAAGAGTATCCAGAGGCAGCACTAGTCAGTGAATGGTCCAATCCAGAACAGGCAATCAATGGTGGTAGTTTCCACATGGATTTCTACTTAGATCATTGGCACAATGGGTATAACACCTTATTACGTGATTATGAAACAGATGGAGAAGATAATAGTTTCTTCCTAAAGAGTGGAAAAGGCGATATCTGTCGTTTCTTAAATGACTATATGCCTAAATACAAAGCAACAAAAAAGAATGGTTACATCTCTATGTTTACATGCAACCATGACACACCACGACCGACAAATACATTAACTCCAGAAGAGTTAAAGATTGCGTATGCATTTATCTTAACAATGCCAGGTGTACCATTTATCTACTATGGCGATGAAATTGGTATGCGTTACATGAAGGATATCCGCTCTAAAGAGGGTGGATTCCATCGTACAGGCTCACGCACACCGATGCAGTGGGATAATAGTGCAAATAAGGGTTTTTCAACTGCAGAAGCACAAAAACTCTATCTAGCAGTGGATTCATCTGAAGATGCACCAAACGTAGCAGATCAAACGAATGATGAAAATTCACTCTACTCTACAACAAAGTCACTTGTGGCATTACGTCACATGCATGCAGACTTACAGGCTGATGCAGACTTCAATGTGATTTATGCAGAACAGGAGAAGATGCCGTTTGTATACAAACGTGGAAAGTTGATACTAGCAATCAACCCTAGTGGTTTAGAAGAGACCATCTCTTTAGATGAGTTCCAGGGTTATCAGCCAATCTACACGATTGGAAAAGTATCTCTAGAAGATATAAATCTTACAATTGGTTCAAGCGCATTTGCAGTATTTCAAATAAAGTAG
- the ltrA gene encoding group II intron reverse transcriptase/maturase has product MELMDKILSQKNLQEAMKRVKSNKGASGIDKMSVEEIDEYFSKHIEEIKTSIWEKKYRPRAVKRVYIPKPNGKKRPLGIPVVVDRVIQQAVAQVFSELYDECFSEHSYGFRPNRSAHQAMEEVLFYLNEGCEWVIDLDIEKYFDTVNHDKLISILREKVKDDVTLHLVRSFLRAGIMEDGIIHRNEEGVPQGGPLSPILSNIYLDRFDKELESRGLRFVRYADDCNILVKSEMSANRVMKSVSSWLERKLFLKVNMTKTKVVRPSNSSFLGFTFWKNKDGWKSMPTYDRKQKLCKKIKEVLCRKKASALPLSTVFTQVNQIVRGWINYFRIGSMKTFLKEFGEWLRHKIRVIILKQWKKPKRIYTNLQSLNRILKVNISDERIYSTANTRLGLYRQANGNTIKFLLSPKVLSMKSKDRPGLINPLEYYQSK; this is encoded by the coding sequence ATGGAATTAATGGACAAGATTCTAAGTCAAAAGAACTTACAAGAGGCGATGAAAAGAGTCAAGAGTAATAAAGGTGCATCGGGCATTGACAAGATGTCTGTGGAAGAAATTGACGAATACTTCAGTAAACATATAGAAGAAATCAAAACTTCGATATGGGAAAAGAAATACAGACCTCGGGCAGTAAAAAGAGTCTATATCCCAAAACCAAATGGAAAGAAAAGACCATTGGGGATACCCGTTGTAGTGGATAGAGTAATCCAACAAGCAGTGGCACAAGTGTTTAGTGAACTCTATGACGAGTGCTTTAGTGAGCATAGTTACGGATTCAGACCAAACAGAAGTGCCCACCAAGCGATGGAGGAAGTACTCTTCTACCTAAACGAAGGGTGTGAATGGGTAATAGACCTAGATATTGAAAAGTACTTTGACACAGTGAATCATGATAAGTTGATATCCATACTTAGAGAGAAAGTAAAAGATGATGTAACGCTACATCTCGTAAGGTCCTTTTTGAGGGCTGGAATCATGGAAGATGGAATCATCCACAGAAATGAAGAAGGAGTTCCACAAGGAGGTCCGCTCAGTCCAATATTATCCAATATCTACCTAGATAGGTTTGATAAGGAACTGGAAAGCAGAGGGCTAAGATTCGTAAGATACGCAGATGACTGTAATATCCTCGTGAAGAGTGAGATGTCAGCCAACAGAGTCATGAAGTCTGTATCAAGTTGGCTAGAAAGAAAACTATTTCTAAAGGTCAACATGACAAAAACAAAAGTAGTAAGACCTAGCAATAGTTCGTTTCTTGGCTTCACGTTCTGGAAAAACAAAGATGGATGGAAAAGTATGCCTACATACGATAGGAAACAAAAACTATGTAAGAAAATAAAAGAAGTGCTATGCCGTAAAAAGGCAAGTGCACTTCCTTTATCGACTGTATTCACCCAAGTAAACCAAATCGTGAGAGGATGGATAAACTACTTCAGGATTGGCTCGATGAAGACCTTCTTAAAAGAATTTGGAGAATGGTTGCGACACAAGATACGTGTGATAATTCTAAAACAATGGAAGAAACCAAAACGTATCTATACCAACCTACAAAGTCTAAATCGGATACTCAAGGTCAATATCTCTGATGAAAGAATCTACAGTACAGCCAATACTAGACTAGGTCTATATCGACAGGCAAATGGAAACACAATAAAATTCTTATTGAGTCCAAAGGTACTATCGATGAAAAGCAAAGACAGACCGGGATTAATCAATCCACTAGAATATTATCAATCTAAGTAA
- a CDS encoding bifunctional metallophosphatase/5'-nucleotidase, giving the protein MKNIKKLTLLHSNDMHGDFMVEKIDEKLVGGVSLLSGYVSKVRQEEQSVLYAVAGDMFRGSVIDTEYKGISTINIMNALAPDIATIGNHEIDYGIAHLLFIEKCALFPIINANLYIKSNGVRLFHPHQVFEIDGMKILFIGIITETVMQAAKSDEVGSFIDTADAAKEIGKICDAYNAIDIDLTVLLTHIGIEDDKALAELIRPEWGIDLIIGGHSHTLMKKPIVVNHIPIVQAYMGTDYVGRFDLNIDTDQNCLDSYTWKLIPINNETCVPDYQIEHIIQKYKSITDQKYERVLTRFSRELTHPNRNEETEIGNLFADIFKETLGVDIAMIGSGSIRSEVLGPIVTYGDLVECFPYDDSVYMVKVTGKQLRHMIHYMQRDEAFAGHTEYYQFSKGIRMIYSKSKHKLEKFELDRQVVKDDDSRRYSICLQEFHFNNFEDTFNMSFAEVKKNMKPRVIATSCFTILEEYLTTHPKLKSVVKGRNLVVD; this is encoded by the coding sequence ATGAAAAACATAAAGAAACTGACATTATTACATTCAAATGATATGCATGGAGACTTCATGGTTGAGAAGATAGACGAGAAACTTGTCGGTGGAGTCAGCCTTTTATCTGGCTATGTCAGTAAAGTACGGCAAGAGGAACAGAGTGTTCTATATGCTGTTGCGGGAGATATGTTTAGAGGGTCTGTAATTGATACGGAATATAAGGGAATCTCTACAATTAACATTATGAATGCTCTAGCACCTGATATCGCTACAATTGGAAACCATGAAATAGACTATGGAATTGCCCATCTGCTTTTTATTGAAAAATGCGCACTTTTCCCAATTATTAATGCAAATCTATACATCAAATCAAATGGTGTGCGTTTATTCCACCCGCATCAAGTATTTGAGATTGATGGGATGAAGATATTGTTCATTGGCATTATTACTGAAACGGTGATGCAAGCTGCTAAATCAGATGAAGTAGGATCCTTTATTGATACGGCAGATGCTGCTAAAGAAATTGGTAAAATCTGTGATGCCTATAATGCCATCGATATCGATTTAACTGTATTACTTACACATATTGGTATCGAAGATGATAAGGCCCTCGCAGAACTCATCAGGCCAGAATGGGGTATTGATCTGATTATTGGCGGACACTCCCACACGCTCATGAAAAAACCGATTGTCGTAAATCATATTCCAATTGTACAAGCATATATGGGTACAGATTATGTTGGTCGTTTTGATTTGAATATTGATACGGATCAAAATTGCCTAGATTCTTATACGTGGAAGTTAATTCCAATCAACAATGAAACATGTGTGCCAGATTATCAAATTGAGCATATTATTCAAAAGTATAAGAGTATTACAGATCAAAAGTATGAAAGAGTACTTACACGTTTTTCTCGTGAATTAACACATCCAAATCGTAATGAAGAAACGGAAATTGGAAACCTATTTGCAGATATCTTTAAAGAGACGTTAGGAGTTGATATCGCAATGATTGGATCAGGATCGATTCGCTCGGAAGTGTTAGGTCCAATTGTAACATATGGAGATTTAGTAGAGTGTTTCCCATATGATGATTCTGTATATATGGTTAAAGTGACAGGGAAACAACTCAGACATATGATTCATTATATGCAAAGAGATGAAGCATTTGCAGGGCATACCGAATACTACCAATTTTCGAAGGGTATCAGAATGATCTATTCAAAGTCAAAGCATAAGCTTGAAAAGTTCGAACTTGATAGACAAGTTGTAAAAGATGATGATTCAAGACGGTATTCTATTTGCTTGCAGGAATTCCACTTTAATAACTTTGAAGATACATTTAACATGTCGTTTGCAGAAGTAAAGAAAAATATGAAGCCGAGAGTGATTGCGACTTCTTGCTTTACAATACTTGAAGAATATTTAACAACCCATCCCAAACTTAAGTCAGTTGTTAAGGGGAGAAATCTTGTAGTTGATTAA
- a CDS encoding ISNCY family transposase — MKKIILTPMEENKYNIIKELVDHSGNKRRAALKLNCSIRTINRLITRYKSEGKSSFSHGNRGRLPSNTFSLETKNKIIELYLNEYLDANITHFSEIVQMDLGISISDTTIRNWLSEHDVLSPKAHRKTKKQLKERLTKRLDQTTSTKARNAINEQIESIEDDTPHSRRSRSKYMGEMIQMDASSYEWIPGEIWHLHLAVDDATGTAVGAHFDIQETLRGYYNVFHQILVDYGIPALFYTDKRTVFEYRKKTKAFDDEDTFTQFSYACHNLGVEIKTTSIAQAKGRIERLNQTFQSRLPVELRRARITCMADANKFLKSYLKEFNARFALHLNSTNSVFEVQPDIETINQTLAIISSRIVDQGNCIKFKNKYWMAYDKEHNRIPLRPKMEVLVIESFDQKIFVNAMDTLYILEEVQVFEENSGEFDNIIETPEKKKVYIPPISHPWRKYSYQLFTKKQNYYSSANVR; from the coding sequence ATGAAAAAGATTATATTAACCCCTATGGAAGAAAACAAATACAACATTATTAAAGAACTGGTTGATCATTCTGGCAATAAACGCCGTGCGGCATTAAAACTAAATTGTTCTATTCGTACTATCAACCGCCTGATTACACGTTATAAGTCTGAAGGCAAATCCTCATTTTCACATGGTAATCGTGGACGATTACCATCAAACACATTCTCACTGGAAACGAAAAACAAAATCATTGAACTCTATCTTAACGAGTATCTTGATGCCAACATCACTCATTTCAGTGAAATCGTCCAGATGGACCTCGGCATCTCCATCAGTGACACCACTATTAGAAACTGGTTATCAGAACACGATGTCTTGTCCCCAAAGGCCCATCGAAAAACCAAGAAACAATTAAAGGAACGTTTGACAAAACGATTAGACCAAACAACATCTACAAAGGCCAGAAACGCAATCAATGAACAAATCGAATCAATTGAAGATGATACGCCTCATTCACGAAGATCTAGATCCAAATATATGGGAGAGATGATTCAAATGGACGCTTCAAGCTACGAATGGATTCCTGGCGAGATATGGCATCTACACCTAGCTGTAGATGATGCGACCGGTACTGCTGTTGGAGCCCACTTTGATATACAGGAGACCCTACGTGGCTATTACAACGTTTTCCATCAGATACTAGTCGACTATGGCATACCCGCTCTATTCTATACGGATAAACGAACCGTATTTGAATACAGAAAGAAAACCAAGGCCTTCGACGACGAGGATACCTTCACACAGTTCTCCTACGCCTGCCATAACCTTGGTGTCGAAATCAAAACAACGAGCATCGCACAAGCCAAAGGACGCATCGAACGTCTCAACCAGACTTTCCAATCACGTTTGCCAGTTGAACTTAGACGTGCTCGTATTACTTGTATGGCGGACGCGAATAAGTTCCTAAAATCCTACCTAAAGGAATTCAATGCAAGGTTCGCCCTACACTTGAATAGTACCAATTCTGTATTTGAAGTACAACCAGATATAGAAACAATCAATCAAACATTGGCAATCATTTCATCGAGAATAGTCGATCAAGGCAACTGTATCAAGTTCAAAAACAAGTATTGGATGGCCTATGACAAGGAACACAATAGAATTCCACTAAGACCTAAGATGGAGGTATTGGTTATTGAATCATTTGATCAAAAGATCTTTGTCAATGCGATGGATACACTATACATCTTAGAAGAAGTACAAGTGTTTGAAGAAAATTCGGGTGAGTTCGATAATATCATTGAAACTCCTGAGAAAAAGAAAGTATATATTCCGCCGATATCTCACCCTTGGAGGAAGTATTCATATCAATTATTTACAAAAAAGCAGAACTATTATAGCTCCGCTAATGTTCGTTAA
- a CDS encoding methionine ABC transporter ATP-binding protein, whose protein sequence is MIELSNIIKTFKANKENIHAVNDVSLTINDGEIYGIIGYSGAGKSTLIRLINQLEVQTAGDVVIDGINIKELSHRELRLQRQQIGMIFQHFNLLWSRTVSENIELPLEFAHVPKKERKQRAAELIEMVGLTGREDAYPSELSGGQKQRVGIARALANSPRILLCDEATSALDPDTTEQILELLREINRRLGITIVMITHQMEVVQKICIRMAVMSDGKIVEEGTVKQLFEHPKHIVTRRFVQNVEANQTIEELAESLKKKYPSGKLLRLSFTGNNAEQPTIINAARQVPFEISIVESNISQSSVGPMGVTYIHISGGVDSDYNKFVTYLTDNNVIVEVL, encoded by the coding sequence ATGATTGAACTAAGCAATATTATTAAAACATTCAAAGCGAACAAGGAAAACATCCATGCGGTAAACGACGTTTCTCTAACCATCAACGATGGTGAAATCTACGGTATCATCGGATATTCTGGTGCTGGTAAGAGTACGCTCATTCGTTTAATCAATCAGCTAGAAGTACAGACAGCTGGTGATGTAGTGATTGATGGTATTAACATCAAGGAACTTAGTCATAGAGAACTACGTTTGCAGCGTCAACAAATTGGCATGATTTTCCAGCATTTTAATCTCCTATGGAGTAGAACGGTTTCTGAGAATATTGAACTTCCTCTAGAGTTTGCACATGTCCCAAAAAAGGAAAGAAAACAAAGAGCAGCTGAGCTCATTGAAATGGTAGGCTTGACTGGTAGAGAGGATGCTTATCCTAGTGAGTTATCTGGCGGTCAGAAGCAAAGAGTTGGTATTGCAAGAGCATTAGCGAATTCCCCAAGAATTCTATTATGCGATGAAGCAACCTCTGCACTAGACCCTGATACAACGGAACAGATTCTTGAACTATTAAGAGAAATCAATCGACGTTTAGGCATCACGATTGTGATGATTACACACCAAATGGAAGTTGTACAAAAAATCTGTATACGAATGGCAGTGATGAGCGATGGAAAGATTGTAGAAGAAGGAACGGTTAAGCAGTTATTCGAACATCCTAAACACATAGTTACAAGAAGATTTGTACAGAATGTGGAAGCGAATCAAACAATTGAAGAACTGGCTGAAAGCTTGAAAAAGAAGTATCCAAGTGGTAAGTTACTTCGCTTATCCTTTACAGGAAATAATGCGGAGCAGCCAACGATTATCAACGCGGCAAGACAAGTACCATTTGAGATATCAATTGTAGAATCAAATATCTCACAATCCTCTGTTGGGCCTATGGGTGTAACCTATATTCATATCAGCGGTGGCGTAGATAGTGACTACAACAAGTTTGTGACATACTTAACTGACAACAATGTCATTGTGGAGGTGCTCTAA
- a CDS encoding methionine ABC transporter permease, translating into MIGGVLNLDQLFKAINETIYMTVISLTLATILGLLIGILLYCTQTGGLFQNKLINRVIDVIINVLRAIPFIILLIILIPFTKLIVGSMLGATAALPSLVFAAAPFYARMCIIAFQDVNKGTIEASKAMGASNWQIILKVLLPEALPSLLSGITVTGISLISYTAMAGAIGAGGLGNLAYLYGFARRNDLILYTSTVIIIIIVFVIQWIGDAIVKRIDKR; encoded by the coding sequence ATGATAGGTGGTGTACTAAATTTAGATCAGTTATTTAAAGCAATCAACGAAACAATCTACATGACAGTCATATCACTCACATTAGCGACAATCTTAGGATTGCTGATTGGTATTCTACTGTACTGTACACAAACGGGTGGACTATTCCAAAATAAGCTGATCAACCGTGTGATTGATGTAATTATCAACGTATTACGTGCAATTCCATTTATCATCTTATTGATTATCTTAATTCCATTTACAAAGCTAATTGTAGGTTCCATGTTAGGAGCTACAGCAGCCTTACCTTCACTGGTATTTGCGGCAGCACCGTTCTATGCACGAATGTGCATCATCGCATTCCAAGACGTAAATAAAGGTACTATTGAAGCAAGTAAAGCAATGGGTGCTAGCAATTGGCAAATTATTTTAAAAGTATTACTTCCTGAAGCATTACCATCCTTGCTTTCAGGTATCACGGTAACGGGAATTTCTTTAATTTCTTATACAGCCATGGCAGGTGCCATCGGTGCTGGAGGGCTTGGAAACCTCGCATACTTGTATGGTTTTGCAAGAAGAAATGATTTAATACTTTATACTTCAACTGTCATCATTATCATCATTGTATTTGTTATACAGTGGATTGGTGATGCAATCGTAAAACGAATCGACAAACGATAA